One part of the Sebastes fasciatus isolate fSebFas1 chromosome 8, fSebFas1.pri, whole genome shotgun sequence genome encodes these proteins:
- the rap1aa gene encoding RAP1A, member of RAS oncogene family a — MREYKLVVLGSGGVGKSALTVQFVQGIFVEKYDPTIEDSYRKQVEVDGQQCMLEILDTAGTEQFTAMRDLYMKNGQGFALVYSITAQSTFNDLQDLREQILRVKDTEDVPMILVGNKCDLEDERVVGKEQGQNLARQWNNCAFLETSAKSKINVNEIFYDLVRQINRKTPLEKKKTKKKSSCTLL, encoded by the exons ACGGTCCAATTTGTGCAAGGCATTTTTGTGGAGAAGTACGACCCCACAATAGAAGActcctacagaaag CAAGTCGAGGTCGACGGGCAGCAATGTATGCTTGAAATCCTGGACACGGCTGGAACA GAACAGTTCACGGCTATGAGGGACCTGTACATGAAGAATGGCCAAGGTTTCGCTTTGGTGTACTCCATCACAGCGCAGTCGACATTTAATGACCTACAGGACCTCCGGGAACAGATCCTGCGAGTAAAGGACACAGAGGAC GTTCCAATGATCCTGGTGGGAAACAAATGTGACCTGGAGGACGAGCGTGTGGTTGGCAAGGAGCAGGGTCAGAACCTGGCCCGTCAGTGGAACAACTGTGCCTTTTTAGAGACTTCAGCTAAATCAAAGATCAATGTTAATGAG ATTTTCTATGATCTGGTGAGACAGATCAACAGAAAAACGCCGTtggaaaagaagaagacaaaaaagAAGTCGAGTTGCACGCTGCTCTAA